From Pseudomonadota bacterium, the proteins below share one genomic window:
- a CDS encoding ABC transporter substrate-binding protein produces the protein MMQTNIPAHSTGWLAALWCLGALTGLSLAAVAGPADDTVREATDLVVSALDEQRATYAEDPAPLHDRMTEILEQYVAFDRIVSGVVGKHKAALNDDQRARFRSVFVASLVDLYADSLISLQAKTIEVREAKIRKKGRAQVSMDVTTTNGSDFTLEYSMGQEDDGRWLIRNMIVGGINLGLTFRNQFDAMIGEQAGDVEAVLVRWRETTTEDNANASTR, from the coding sequence ATGATGCAAACGAATATTCCTGCGCACAGCACTGGTTGGCTCGCGGCGCTGTGGTGCCTCGGCGCGCTGACCGGGCTGTCGCTGGCGGCAGTGGCCGGCCCCGCGGACGACACGGTGCGCGAGGCGACTGACCTGGTCGTGAGCGCGCTGGATGAGCAGCGCGCGACGTACGCGGAAGATCCTGCGCCGCTGCATGATCGAATGACCGAGATCCTGGAGCAGTACGTGGCCTTCGATCGCATCGTTAGCGGAGTGGTGGGCAAGCACAAAGCCGCCCTCAACGACGACCAGCGCGCGCGCTTCCGGAGTGTCTTCGTGGCTTCCTTGGTCGATCTCTACGCAGACTCGCTCATATCTCTCCAGGCGAAGACCATAGAGGTGCGAGAAGCGAAGATTCGCAAGAAGGGGCGGGCCCAGGTGAGCATGGACGTCACCACCACGAACGGTAGTGACTTCACCCTCGAGTACTCCATGGGACAGGAGGATGATGGCCGCTGGTTGATCCGCAACATGATCGTGGGCGGTATCAACCTGGGGCTCACCTTTCGCAACCAGTTCGACGCGATGATCGGCGAGCAGGCAGGCGATGTAGAGGCGGTGCTCGTGCGCTGGCGTGAGACCACGACCGAGGATAACGCCAACGCCTCGACTCGCTGA
- a CDS encoding nitroreductase, with product MTLPEILASRYSCRGFRPAPVAPELLRQIFSDAQRSPSNCNVQPWQVLVASGEATAQLKSALVKEVMTRQTPNPDFNWAVAYENEHRERQFGAANALYGALGIDRQDKPARQQAMLRNWQFFDAPHVAIFTMDTYLDIMGAVDVGIYAQTLSLLMHERGLATCMQGALGQFPDPIRAMFALPQGRGVLFGMSFGYADEEALANRARTDREPLTNSVVFRD from the coding sequence ATGACCCTTCCCGAGATCCTCGCCTCGCGCTACTCATGCCGTGGCTTTCGCCCGGCGCCCGTCGCGCCCGAACTGCTGAGGCAGATCTTCAGCGACGCTCAGCGCAGCCCCTCGAACTGCAACGTCCAGCCCTGGCAGGTGCTAGTGGCATCCGGCGAGGCCACCGCGCAGCTCAAGTCCGCGCTAGTCAAAGAGGTGATGACCCGGCAAACGCCAAACCCCGATTTCAACTGGGCCGTGGCCTACGAGAACGAACACCGCGAGCGGCAGTTCGGCGCTGCCAATGCCCTCTACGGCGCGCTCGGCATCGACCGCCAGGATAAGCCCGCCCGCCAGCAGGCGATGCTGCGCAACTGGCAGTTCTTCGACGCGCCCCACGTGGCGATCTTCACCATGGACACCTACCTCGACATCATGGGCGCCGTCGATGTGGGCATCTATGCGCAAACGCTGAGCCTGCTCATGCACGAGCGCGGTCTCGCCACCTGCATGCAGGGTGCCCTCGGCCAGTTCCCGGATCCGATCCGTGCGATGTTCGCCCTGCCGCAAGGGCGCGGCGTGCTGTTCGGCATGTCCTTCGGCTACGCGGATGAGGAGGCCCTGGCCAATCGTGCGCGCACCGATCGCGAGCCCCTCACCAACAGCGTCGTCTTCCGCGATTAG
- a CDS encoding AzlC family ABC transporter permease: MSKATGASRHPIRDGIRDCIALFAPVLPFAFVFGVVVVESGVGHWLGWSTSPIIFGGAAQLTLLSLLGEGASLAAAVTAALIVGARHLLYSVALAPRFHGQPRWFRWIGPYVLVDQVFALSTVRDDDEDPATFRAYYLANGFSFWTLWMLSTAVGIYVGPLLPKTVDLAFAAPVLFTALLVMAIDRWEKAVVALVAALCALLASGFPNRVGLLVGAAVGIALGIALELRRQGPR; the protein is encoded by the coding sequence GTGTCTAAGGCCACCGGTGCGTCTCGGCACCCGATTCGTGACGGCATCCGCGACTGCATTGCGCTATTCGCCCCCGTGCTGCCCTTCGCCTTCGTCTTCGGCGTGGTCGTGGTGGAATCCGGGGTCGGGCACTGGCTGGGCTGGTCGACCTCGCCGATCATCTTCGGGGGCGCGGCCCAGCTGACGCTCCTGAGCCTGCTCGGCGAGGGCGCGTCGCTGGCGGCCGCGGTGACAGCTGCGCTGATCGTCGGCGCGAGGCATCTGCTCTACTCGGTGGCGCTCGCGCCGCGCTTCCACGGCCAACCTCGTTGGTTTCGCTGGATCGGGCCCTACGTGCTAGTCGACCAGGTTTTCGCCCTCAGCACCGTGCGAGATGATGATGAAGACCCGGCGACCTTCCGTGCCTACTACCTAGCGAACGGCTTCAGCTTCTGGACCTTGTGGATGCTATCGACCGCCGTCGGAATCTACGTGGGCCCTCTGCTACCGAAGACCGTTGATCTTGCTTTCGCCGCACCGGTTCTATTCACCGCGCTGCTGGTGATGGCTATTGATCGTTGGGAAAAGGCGGTAGTCGCATTGGTCGCCGCCCTTTGCGCGCTGCTCGCTAGCGGATTTCCCAATCGAGTGGGCCTACTGGTAGGGGCAGCGGTAGGAATTGCGCTTGGCATCGCTCTGGAGCTGCGGCGGCAGGGCCCACGGTGA
- a CDS encoding AzlD domain-containing protein yields MSIVVAIVVTGAGTYLMRALFILLLAEREFPALAQRVLGYVAPAVMAALVVSMLVRDGEAQIVGWPALVGLATTVAVASFTRSHVVTLVAAMATYWVLSAL; encoded by the coding sequence GTGAGCATTGTAGTGGCCATCGTGGTGACAGGTGCGGGCACCTACCTGATGCGCGCACTTTTCATCCTGCTGCTAGCCGAACGCGAATTCCCCGCCCTAGCGCAGCGAGTGCTAGGCTATGTGGCCCCGGCGGTGATGGCCGCGCTGGTCGTATCGATGCTGGTGAGAGATGGCGAAGCCCAAATCGTTGGGTGGCCGGCCCTCGTGGGGTTAGCCACCACCGTCGCCGTAGCGTCTTTCACGCGTAGCCACGTGGTTACGCTAGTCGCCGCCATGGCGACCTATTGGGTGCTCAGCGCCCTGTAG